AATtactggtcggggaactatgatcccataagccatgcagtgcggccgaagaaaaattttttatataaaaaaaataaaataaaactctatcTGCTTCCAGAACGGGAGTGAGATGACTATTACATGAAGGCATATTAATTCCTTAAAAATGTCTCCCACGTCTCTCCTTCTAGATTAAGCAGCGTGAGGACACGCACTGACATACTTCTTCCCTTCTAACAGCGTCTACAACACTGCTCACTCGTTGCCCACGCAGCAGATACAACTGAAGCCTGAGTggagtttaaaagaaaatcttaccATCCATCACTGTCAGCAGCATTGACATTTACACCAAACTGTACCAGGAATTTAACAATTTCTGTGTGTCCTGCACACACGGCGTTGTGAAGAGCTGTGATACCTTCATCATTAGGCAGGCTTGGGTCATCAACCTGTAACATCAATAAGAAGAAGGGTGATCATCACTCAAATTTTTTGTCACCTTAACTGTCAACTATTAACTGGCTCTAGGATCAAGAGAATTGAAAGAGACtcttgtagtcttttttttttaaacataattaaaacCTGCAGGACCCAAGAAAACTATACCAAGAACAGTTCTAGAAATACAACATTAAGTAGGCACTCCctataaaaaggtttttaaaaactgaagaagtCCCAGAAACTATATATCCTTAcagtcatttttgtttatttatcctcCAACTTCCCACCACAGATTAGCATCTAAGGAGAAGTCACATTTGCCATGGAAGGGAAGAAAGgtcaactaaaaatattttaaatagcaggTTTCTGAAAGGTAGGGACCACATCTGTAATTTAACACTGCAGAGTACAAATCCATACTTGAGCAACTTTTAAAGGAGGGTCAGGATGTCCCTAAGGAAAGTACCCCCAGTGAATAACTGAACTTCCACACTATTTGTTGAAAGTGTTACAGCCACACCTTTAAAACAGAGAAGCTGGGTTTGGAGCAAGCTCAAGAGTTCCTCTCAACAACCCCACCtctcaaaagagaaaacaatgcaAAAGTACAGTTTCCCTACAGTAGCCTTCTGATTAgagctttaaaacaaaatacaaggtGGTATATAAGAAATGTACTAATTCAATCGTACCTCATATATAATTCTCTGTACCAGGTCAAATTCTCCCTCCAAAGAGGAATCTAGAAGTAAAGCAAGGGGGTTGAATTTCACCCTCATTCCATGAGCTATCCGCTCTGAACCAGTTTTACGCAAGTTTGTCCTTTTGCcctgcaaaagaaataaatgcacgGAAGGTTAAGGATCCCGGTCTAAGCAAgagaccaaaaaacaacaaaaagggaGGAATAATACCTCAGCTGAGATAGTAAAAGGAActttgaaaatacatatatatatatatttagcgcTTAATGAATAAACCCACGTAACTAAGTGGGAAGAACCTAACTCTTTAAAGCCTAGTGAAAACTACATTTGGGTAACACGCGCTAAGAGTATAATCTGCAGTTGGAAGTAGGCTGGTTCTCCATCAAGGATCAAAATTAGCCAAGATTGGTCTTTAATTACCTAACACAGTAGCACTAACCCCACATTATTAAACTGGGCAAGAGCACAAACTGAGAATTGTgagagctgacatttattgaatgattattcatttattcctctcGAAAAccctattatcccattttacagataaggaagttgAGGCACACAGCCAGAAAACATCAGAGCTGGCATTCAAATCCAAGGAATCTGGCTTCTTCAAAGCCCCTCCTTTTAACCATATCCAACATAATGCCtccagggggaaggggagtggagCATATTATGaaggtaaaaaataaagattattagtCTGTCTTAGACATACCAGGGAGGAATCCTACAAGTCTTAAAATGCTAtcactattttatatttaaaaatttaactgtaCTCCAAGACACATGGGTAAATTAACCATCTGTTCTACATTTTAATACGTCAGGcttgaaaaaaataaggcaaatgttaaaaCTAGATCTAACATCCTATAAGATAGGTTTCTTAAACACAACCAACGGAGTGGAAACATTTCCTAGGGTATGATATGCTGCACatacttctctttattttatttcagatgtgGAAAACTACTGAGTTTTGAAAAACGTTAAGTAGCAATGAATATACTTCATAAGTGTACAATGGCTAAAATGTTTCTGtctcttgaaaaaaagaaaacgagaGTAAATATTACATGGCTGAGATAATACAACTCATAAACAGTACAATCATACCCACTTTCAAACAACAGTACAAGATGGTGGTTTCTATTTTACTTGAACCAAGAAGGAAAAAGTTTATAGATCACTCTCCCAGGAAGAGAATAACAGAATCTCGCATGTTTAACTCAAAGAGAATCACGCCTCAGGACGGAGAAGCAAAGAATTGTTAAAAAAGTGTTaacctctattttaaaatttcgtTCACTAGAATTCAATGTTCAccatatagaatttttaaacaaatgtcgACTGTAAACTAGTAGTTGAGGCAACTTTGGATAATCATTATCTTTGACTTCTACCACATCTAAAAGATGTAATAAGGGATCaaacatataaagcacttaaaaaaaaatccttacaatATGCTATCGTGCTTTTGCccaggttttaaaaattcatagctTGGCATCCTACTGAAACAAAACGACTTCAAACTAAACTCTGAAAAAACCAACTTTAAAGACATTTTGGGATTCTGATCTTCTCTCACCTATTTCAAAGTGACATAACAAACTTCCAAAGAAAAGCTCAATATTTGGAAGGAGTGCAGAAGACACGCCCAAGTCAAAACATACAAAAGCTCTAGAATAACTTAGCgtcatccaaaacctatgggacgcggcacaagcagttctaagagggacgtttacgGTGATACaaacttacctcaggaaacaagaaaaacctcaaacaacctaaccttatagctaaagcagctagagaaggagaaataaacaaaacccaaagttagcagaagaaaagaaatcataaagatcagagcagaaatcaatgaactagagatggagaaaacaacacaaaagatcaatgaaactaaaagctggctctttgaaaagataagcaaaattgatacacctttagccagactcatcaagaaaaaaagggagagggcccaaatcaacaaaattagaaatgaaaaaagagaagttacaaccgacaccgcagaaatacaaaggaccataagagactactacaggcaactacgTGCCAATAAAATGACTGTCCacactagaagaaatggaccaattcttagaaaggtacactcttccaagactgaaccaggaagagatagaaaatatgaacggaccaattacaagtactgaaatagAGTAACTTAATGTCAGAGCACAGGGAAACCTGAGGCATCGCCATGATACCCAGAGACTTCAAACCCGgctgaaggagaggaagaggctaAAGAGGGTCCACCCCACTCGCTGCTCAGttacctcccccagcccccagtgcaTCCAGAACCCTTCCAATTTTATCAGCATTGGAAGTTTGAGGTTCCACCTAAATATGacactgaaaataaatttcactgctagaaaaagaaaagtttgaaagagTGATATCACCAATGAGAGAAGTTAAACCATCTGCCCGATTTCACAGCGTTAAACTAGTGATCGAAACTCCCAAATCCAGGTCTTTTCATTCCCAGCGTTGCCTTCCATAATATGTGACACCAGCTAAAGAAACAGCAAACATGGTGTTTATAGGTATAAGAGCAAAACTTTGTCTCCTTCATAAAGAAAGGGGTtcttccccccaaattaaaatgGTTGTGATGCTGAATATATTGCGTTTTGATAACATTTATAAGATCCACTCTGTGCCAAGGGAACTGTAAAATAAAGGGCAAGCTGTAGAACACATTTGCTACAAAAGGCAGTTTAAACACAGACCATCTTTTGTGAATGGCCGGCTGTAAGTACTCACTGGTGTTTCACTGAGTAGTGACAACGAGCCACCTAGAAAGCTGTGACCAGACAAAAGGTTTCTGCAGTGACCACAAGACACCACAGTACTTACAGGAGGCAGAGAAACCTGCCCAGTGATCTCAGGCGGACGCAGGCTCACAGGGTCTTCTCCTGGGCCTTCTGGTTCCCCAGAAGGGTACGGCGGGGGTGGGTAGGGGGGGTACTCCTCGAGGTACACTTCAAGCAGAGGGGGAGCCTCTGGGTTTGGCTCTTCCACGTTGTCCTGGAAACTTGGACTGCTGTCTGGGACTCCTTCAGGCTCATACTCAAGGCCCGGAGAAGGAGCGGGCAGGCCACCGCTCTCTGTACTGGCGCTCCCTGCTTCCCCCGGGGACACCGGCTCGGGGGCCACAGGGAGCGCCTCCTTCTCTGGCTCCACGTGCACATATGGATTCTGGATCTCCATCGGGCTTTCCGGGCTGGCAGTCCCAGAAGTGGACTTGGATGGGTGTGCCGGGACGGAGATGGTCTCCATGGCGGCGATGGTGGTCCTCTGATACAGAAGTTTCTGAATATTCGGCCCATTAGGACCCTCTGGCTCTGTAATAGAGCTGCGTTTCTTTAGCGGCCGTGGTGCGTTCGACAGTTTCTTTCGCAGGGCTTCTAGGTCAGCATCGCTCTGGTTTCGGTAAGGATTAGATAAGAAAGGCAGTAATTTGGTTGGGCTCAGTGGCCTAGGAATTCTTTCGTTTTCATGGGTCTCCTGAGCTGAAGAAATGGGCTCTGCGTCAGGTTCCGGGCTGCCAGGTTTGCCCTGGGTATTGGAATAAATGTTCTCTGGGAGCTGCTGTGGGTTCTGGGCAGTAGGAATCACAGGCTTGCCATAAACTaattggaaatggaaagaaaaagcccTGATTAGTATTAATTAAACAAAACGAGCAAATAGCAGACATAGCTGACAATAATTAAAGCCCCTTTTAATTTCATAGTTATTACACAATACCCTTCAATacaactagtttttaaaaataacaaacgaCAAAGCAAGGTTTCCATTGTTGCATAATAAACTTATTACAGAATCAAAACCCTCATTGATTGTAAAGAGgtaccattattttatgtaccaatatgaaagaaaatgctgTCAATTATAATTGTGAGAAATCACAGACCGTAGTatccaaatttaaaatgtcaaaatgtaaaaataaaaataaaaataaataaataaaatgtcaaaatgtgAAGAATTTAGAATCAGTGAAAACTGGTGATCCTTTCACGTGTCCAGATTAAAACTAAACATGCACTATCCCATCTTTCacaattttcaaaaggaaatcaaTGTGAGAAATCATTTGGCTTACAAAATTATTAATAACCACTTCTGTTTACCAAAACTATTCTCCTTAAACATTCTGATTACATCATCATTATCTAATTCCCCAATTATTATATTAGCAGTTTTCACCAGACTCATGAAAAAGAGTAAGATGTAGCATATATACTAATTCTCTGCTGTGTAATTACTTTCATGACATTTTGGGCCACAATTACATGCTTATTTCATAACTAGAAAGCCATTTTCATTCCATTAAAACATAGTGAATTTTATTCCAGTCCCATAAAGTAATGACTCTTAGAAAGAACCCAACAAGTTACCAAATTATGTATGTTGAACACAAAGTaatctttttgtgttttatatttaagtagtAACTGTGTCCTCATTAGAACAACTTAAAATATAgtagagaacattaaaaaaaaaaatacatatacagagGCAGTTGTCTAACCCTCTATGCACCAGGGACATCTGGTCAGACCTAGAGTGAAGACACATCCCCCCGCGCAGCGATCCCCTGCAGGCGCTTTTTCCCACTCACCCAGGAGCTCGGCCGTGAGCAGGAAACAAACGCACACAGGAAATTCAACACAGAAGGCTATGTCATCGCTATAGGTTTCATTCATcaattttcagatttatttcattttactcacatttcattttattcacctACCGTCTTCAGCTACTACAATAGCCGACATTTAGCACAAACTCTTTTAAACTCCCCATGAAGAACAGAAGCCATAATGAAACAAATCTCTTAGGACAAAAGCAGCAGTCAGAAGAGGTACAAGTCACTGTGCTGTTTACTGATCGATGGCAGCTGTGGTGTAGGATGGAAACACATCCACGCAGGTGAAGATGAGACCAAGAATCTTACCGCTCGGAAAGTGGGGCCCTCGGGAGTGGGACTTGGTCAACGCGCTCTGCACGGCCTGCTGGAAGTTTTTGCCGGGAGCCTGGTGCTGGGTATACATGGAGTATATGGAGCTGGCAGCCACGGTCTGGGGTTTTCTGAAGGGCGGAAGGAGGGTATCCTTGGAAGGCTGAGGCGTGAAGGGCCGgacagcagcagcagggggacTTTCTTGCTTAGAACCTGGAGGAAGGGTCTGGTCTGCCTGGCCAACTGAAGGCATGCTGGCAGCCAGCAGGACCCTCTGCTGCTGCCCTGCTGGTTTGGGTTTGTTTCCCATGGATGCAACAGCCGCTGACAACTGCTGAGGGTTTCCGTCTGGCTTAATGTCTGAGGGCGACTGATTCGTTTGTCCAAAATAAGGCAAATTAATCTGTTTTGGTTTTGATGGAACAGGAGGTGGTACCTTAGCTACATTCTTATTTGCAGCCTGTAAACACACACAACAGCCAATTAAAATACTGTGTAACTGGGTATACAGGATGTTCTAGACAACCTAAACTTCACAAATGTTAAGTACAGACTGAAAAGACTAgctctacatttaaaaatcattaagaacTTTTAAATCTCTGAACTAAATCACACGTAAAAGGGACTTCAGTAATGCAATACAACTCCTGCCCCGTACGATTTCCTCCGCATTGCCCCTTCCTATTTGGGCAACTATAAGTGGCCACTTGAAAACTTTTAACTGGCATTTTACATATTCACAGATAGCACCAATAACTGAAAACCATTCTCGTTCGTCGGAACTTCACGCAATCTCGGCCACGTGGTTAAAAAAAACTCCTCGCTTGGAGCATGCAGCCATAGACTGGTTATCAAAGGTTGGGATACTAACAGTTATGGAAGATTCATCATCAGATTGCTTCACATAACCTAAGCTCCAAATTTTGAAGCAACAAGGTAACTGAGCAGCACACATACAATGTTCTTCAATGCACCAGTATTTTTTTAGAGAATCATACAAAATATGACCCAGAAGCAAGCATGTTAGTCATGTTCCAGTACAATGTGAAATCACGAATATACTCAAgcaacagaatttaaaataacagcaTGCTGTTGTATTTTCTAATCTTCCagatagattttgtttttttctctcccttacaTAATACTTTctctcttctaaaaaaaaaaaaaaaaaagtatatagaatTACTATTAAATCTTAAAACTGGGATATTCTCAAGTACCTGAGCATCCCGCAAGATGTCTTCACTGCTCTGGTTCTTCCTCAGGGTACCAAAGGCGGGTGGGGCAGCAGACTGGTCCACGGTGTCAAACATTGAAAAGGGACgcactttcttctccttctccctcagcGGAACCTCCCCATCATCAGCTGAAgaagacaggagaaaaaaagaatcacgCTGATAATCAAACTGCTTGTAATAAAATTTCTGATTCACACGTTTCTCTCTCCTCAAACGTATACCCACTAAACgctcttctatttttaaattaagttgatTAAAGGATAACCCAACACTACAATGCTAGTACCTTAATTCCCTGGCTAAATGAAGCTGTTCTGGAAATAAACACAGTCCCTGGTCTTAACACACTAGAAAATAAGCTATCTAAAAAAGGATACACAGAACCTTTAGATGGCCAAGAGAGAATATTCAGGAACAGCACACGTAAACCTCACCTTGGTCTGGAACGTTCCCAGAGCTTTTGGACACAGAAGCAGAGGCCTGTTGGCTCGAGAAAAGATCTGCATTCGGAGGAGTCCAATCAGGGCCAAGCAGATGGATTTTAGAGCCTAGAACACAGAAAAGCAACTGCAATAACCTGGCATTCTAAGGAGATGTTTAATGGTTCACTTTACTGCTAAGAAGTTAAATCTCTAAAAATGGGTTTAAATCTCAGACTCACAAAAACCCCAGTAAACTTACTTAGAAAACATCAGATTTTTTACCTGTAATTTAAGAGTGTTCCTGCTGACTCAAACAAATTGATCGCGACCAACAGGAAGTCCGTTTGAAGCAGCAAGGATGCATTACCGCTCACCAGGTAAGAAACGCCACCATCCCACCCAGAGAACGACGGTCTCCAATCTAGCAGACCAAGGGCTCTCTGTTGTGTCTTACATAACCACCGCAAGTGATGCACACACAACAAAAGCAAGAACACGGACTTCCAGCCCATGACTCTGACCACAGTCTTGGGTAAATCAGAGTATTCAGGTTTTTTCTACACTGGCGTTTAAGTTTCAAAGCcagagcttttatttttccttaaaaaaactaaactaactCTTTCTACAAGAAAACCCAGACTATGCAGCACTACTGTTTCACAGTGGTAATTactgcaaaataataaataattttaaagttagcTATTATTTACACATGGTAGTGGTTAGGGAAAAGAGacgattctattttcttttcctccagggGTCAGTTTAATAAGCTCATTAAAGGATGTTTTTTGCCCTGCTTTTCCTAAAACTCTcccttcattttttcctcctaTTATAAAAATCTGGCTTGcacctgccccccgcccccggccaaGTATCTGAGGACTACACACCGAATGCAAAGACCACTGACACAAGGAGCCTCTGTTACTTTCACTTTTATCTCCCAATACGTTTACCTTTATTCTAAAAACTATCATCAGGCAAATTCTCACACAGAAACATATATGACTAGCAAACACCAATCATCAACAGAATGGACCCACTGTCTCGCATCCTGTGGAGACAACACCACTAACATACCAGGAGTTTTTATACCACAAGGAAAGTTCTCAAGTTATTAACATCAGATCAAAATTTCCTTACCAACGAGAAGGAATTCAAAACAatttccaggtttttaaaaacctgatgttttatttcatttcctgaaCAGAACCTGTATTACTTAGGGTTAAGAAAATTATCATTTCTTAACCCCAAAGAACACAAGGAGATTCTTAGAAGTGCCAGATGAACAAGGGATAGGAAGACATCTTTTTAAACTCAaacttggagggaaaaaaaaaaaatctacattaaaaaaaaaaaaaaaaagacttgctgtgaagcacaaataaatgaaaggtatacaaaaacaaacaaacaactaaataaataactcaaaCTTGGGGGAAAATCATGGTGAGCACGGGAGCAGCTGAGCCCTGGAAAGACTTGGAAATGCCTGGTTTTACCTTTCACTTGTGAAGCGGCCCCAGATCTCATGTTGGGCAGTGTCTGGACTTTCACGGACCCCTCGGAAGCCTGCGTGGCCCCAGGCCCATCGGGCAGGGCTGGCTTCACCAGAAGCTCCGGCCTCGAGGGAAGCCGGGGCATCGTCGACGACTGGATATAGGGACCGACCGCAGCCACTCGACTCGGCCCCGACGCCCCCGGCTGGGGCAGGTGTCCATCAGACGAAACCTTGGGAGAAAGCACAGAGCCTTTAGTATTGCAAGTCAGGCTGGATCTGACTCAGAAAAGCCCGTGACGTGTTCATAATTTTGTCAAAAATCGGCACTTTCAGGATGTAGCCATCAAACCCACGAGAGATGTccccaaacaaaaacaccccatGGTGGACTCTCACCCACTTTATTACAAGAATTAGAAACAAGAGCAGAGCTACGTAGGTGATAGTATTAAAAGTATAAGAACAGTGGACTCTCTTTCAAGAAGTCACAGGTCCCGTCCCTTTCCGGAGGACGCACCGAGCAATGATTCTGAAGATACCGCTGCAAGTACTGACCTCACTGCGATGGTCATCGTCCCCTCCTCCCGACCCCTGCCAACCGCGCACTTACTGGAAGGTTCTCTTTCTGCTGCAGGGCCGCCTTCTTCTTCCACAGCCGGTCCCTGAGCTCATTAACACGCTTGTCCATGACCGCCACTTCTGAATTGCGCTTATTCAAGCACTCCCTCTGTTGTTGCAGCTTGGCATTCTGCTCCTGGTTCAGTTTGTTTCTTAACTGAACAAAATTAAGGGAATTAAAAGGTAGCCAAGGAGTAGGA
This genomic interval from Physeter macrocephalus isolate SW-GA chromosome 4, ASM283717v5, whole genome shotgun sequence contains the following:
- the TP53BP2 gene encoding apoptosis-stimulating of p53 protein 2 isoform X1; this encodes MFLTVYLSNNEQHFTEVPVTPETICRDVVDLCKEPGESDCHLAEVWCGSERPVADNERMFDVLQRFGSQRSEVRFFLRHERPPGRDVVSGPRSQDPSLKRNGVKVPGEHRRKENGVNSPRMDLTLAELQEMASRQQQQIEAQQQMLATKEQRLKFLKQQDQRQQQQAAEQEKLKRLREIAENQEAKLKKVRALKGHVEQKRLSNGKLVEEIEQMNSLFQQKQRELVLAVSKVEELTRQLEMLKNGRIDGHHDNQSAVAELDRLYKELQLRNKLNQEQNAKLQQQRECLNKRNSEVAVMDKRVNELRDRLWKKKAALQQKENLPVSSDGHLPQPGASGPSRVAAVGPYIQSSTMPRLPSRPELLVKPALPDGPGATQASEGSVKVQTLPNMRSGAASQVKGSKIHLLGPDWTPPNADLFSSQQASASVSKSSGNVPDQADDGEVPLREKEKKVRPFSMFDTVDQSAAPPAFGTLRKNQSSEDILRDAQAANKNVAKVPPPVPSKPKQINLPYFGQTNQSPSDIKPDGNPQQLSAAVASMGNKPKPAGQQQRVLLAASMPSVGQADQTLPPGSKQESPPAAAVRPFTPQPSKDTLLPPFRKPQTVAASSIYSMYTQHQAPGKNFQQAVQSALTKSHSRGPHFPSVYGKPVIPTAQNPQQLPENIYSNTQGKPGSPEPDAEPISSAQETHENERIPRPLSPTKLLPFLSNPYRNQSDADLEALRKKLSNAPRPLKKRSSITEPEGPNGPNIQKLLYQRTTIAAMETISVPAHPSKSTSGTASPESPMEIQNPYVHVEPEKEALPVAPEPVSPGEAGSASTESGGLPAPSPGLEYEPEGVPDSSPSFQDNVEEPNPEAPPLLEVYLEEYPPYPPPPYPSGEPEGPGEDPVSLRPPEITGQVSLPPGKRTNLRKTGSERIAHGMRVKFNPLALLLDSSLEGEFDLVQRIIYEVDDPSLPNDEGITALHNAVCAGHTEIVKFLVQFGVNVNAADSDGWTPLHCAASCNSVQVCKFLVESGAAVFAMTYSDMQTAADKCEETEEGYTQCSQFLYGVQEKMGIMNKGVIYALWDYEPQNDDELPMKEGDCMTVIRREDEDEVEWWWARLNDKEGYVPRNLLGLYPRIKPRQRSLA
- the TP53BP2 gene encoding apoptosis-stimulating of p53 protein 2 isoform X2, which translates into the protein MRFGSKMMPMFLTVYLSNNEQHFTEVPVTPETICRDVVDLCKEPGESDCHLAEVWCGSERPVADNERMFDVLQRFGSQRSEVRFFLRHERPPGRDVVSGPRSQDPSLKRNGVKVPGEHRRKENGVNSPRMDLTLAELQEMASRQQQQIEAQQQMLATKEQRLKFLKQQDQRQQQQAAEQEKLKRLREIAENQEAKLKKVRALKGHVEQKRLSNGKLVEEIEQMNSLFQQKQRELVLAVSKVEELTRQLEMLKNGRIDGHHDNQSAVAELDRLYKELQLRNKLNQEQNAKLQQQRECLNKRNSEVAVMDKRVNELRDRLWKKKAALQQKENLPVSSDGHLPQPGASGPSRVAAVGPYIQSSTMPRLPSRPELLVKPALPDGPGATQASEGSVKVQTLPNMRSGAASQVKGSKIHLLGPDWTPPNADLFSSQQASASVSKSSGNVPDQADDGEVPLREKEKKVRPFSMFDTVDQSAAPPAFGTLRKNQSSEDILRDAQAANKNVAKVPPPVPSKPKQINLPYFGQTNQSPSDIKPDGNPQQLSAAVASMGNKPKPAGQQQRVLLAASMPSVGQADQTLPPGSKQESPPAAAVRPFTPQPSKDTLLPPFRKPQTVAASSIYSMYTQHQAPGKNFQQAVQSALTKSHSRGPHFPSVYGKPVIPTAQNPQQLPENIYSNTQGKPGSPEPDAEPISSAQETHENERIPRPLSPTKLLPFLSNPYRNQSDADLEALRKKLSNAPRPLKKRSSITEPEGPNGPNIQKLLYQRTTIAAMETISVPAHPSKSTSGTASPESPMEIQNPYVHVEPEKEALPVAPEPVSPGEAGSASTESGGLPAPSPGLEYEPEGVPDSSPSFQDNVEEPNPEAPPLLEVYLEEYPPYPPPPYPSGEPEGPGEDPVSLRPPEITGQVSLPPGKRTNLRKTGSERIAHGMRVKFNPLALLLDSSLEGEFDLVQRIIYEVDDPSLPNDEGITALHNAVCAGHTEIVKFLVQFGVNVNAADSDGWTPLHCAASCNSVQVCKFLVESGAAVFAMTYSDMQTAADKCEETEEGYTQCSQFLYGVQEKMGIMNKGVIYALWDYEPQNDDELPMKEGDCMTVIRREDEDEVEWWWARLNDKEGYVPRNLLGLYPRIKPRQRSLA